In Kineococcus mangrovi, the sequence TCAGCCCAGTTCCACGACCGCCTCGGCCAGGCCCTCGGCACGGGCCCAGGCCACGGCCTGCTCCGCGGGCAGGGGCCGGGCGAAGAAGAACCCCTGCAGCTCGTCGCAGCCCAGCGCGCACAGGCGGTCCGCGGCCGCCACGGTCTCCACGCCCTCGGCGACGACGGCCAGGCCGAGCCGGTGCGCGAGCGCGATGACCGAGGAGACGATCACGTCGTCCTCGGGGTGGGCGACGAGCTCGCTGACGAACTGGCGGTCGATCTTCAGCTCGTGCACCGCGAGCCCGCGCAGGTGCACCAGGCTCGTCGAGCCGGCGCCGAAGTCGTCGACCGCGACGCGCACACCGCGCTCGCGCAGCCGGGCGACGGTGGCACGCGCCCCGGCCGGGTCGTGGATGATCGCCGTCTCGGTGATCTCCAGGACCAGGTCGGCGGGCTCCCAGCGGGTCAGGGCGAGCGCCTCCTCGACGATGCCGAGCAGACCGGTGTCCAGGCTCACCGCGGAGACGTTCACCGCCATCGAGGTCCGCACCCCCTGCGCCCGCCACGTGGCGGCCTGCCGCAGCGCGGTGATGAGCACCCAGCGGGTCAGGGCGTGGATCAGGTGCGTGCGTTCGACGTACGGCAGGAAGTCGGCGGGCAGCAGCAGCCCGCGCGTGGGGTGGTCCCACCGGACGAGGGCCTCGAAACCCAGCAGCCGGCTGCCGTCGCCGGACACCTTGGGCTGGTAGTGCAGGGTCAGCTGGTCGGAGTCCATGGCCCCGCGCAACTGGCCGAGCAGTTCCAGCGCGCCGGTGGAGCGGGGGTCGCTGGCGGCGTCGTAGCGCAGCACCCCGGCGCGGGCGCGCTTGGCCGCGTACATGGCGATGTCCGCGCGCTGCAGCAGTTCCCCCAGGGAGCGGCCGTCGGGTCCGGACTGCGCCAGGCCGATGCTGCCCTGCAGGTCGATCGGCACGACACCGGCGTGCAGGTCCCCCACCGCGAGCGCCGCGAGCAGCCGCTTGGCGAGGACCTCCAGCTCGCCGTCGCGCGGGTCCGGGACGAGGACGGCGAACTCGTCCCCGCCGAGCCGGGTGATCGTGCCGCGGTCGGCGAGCGTGGCCGACAGGACGCGGGCGACCTGGACGAGGACCTCGTCCCCGGCGGCGTGGCCGAGGGTGTCGTTGACGTCCTTGAACCCGTCGAGGTCCAGCAGCAGCAGGCCGAGGCTGCCCTCGCGGGCCAGGAGGGGGTCGGCGGTCTCGTGCAGGGCGCGGCGGTTGCCCAGCCCGGTGAGGGGGTCGGTGCGGGCGAGGTCGGCGCGGACGCGGTCGCGCTGGCGCACCAGGACGGTCAGCACCACCGCCGAGACCACCGAGACCAGGACGGCGACGACCCAGGCGGCGGAGGCGGCACTCACGCCCGCCCATCGGCAGGTCCGGCGCCCGACCTGAGCAGCTGAACCCGTTCGGGCCTCAGGCGGTCGGGGGGACGCTCCAGCGGTCCAGCACGGGGCGGCCGTGCTCGTGCCCCAGTTGGCCCCACGTCCCGGCCTCGAGCGCGAAGAGGGCACCGGCCGTGGGCGACAGGCCCAGCCAGGTGGCCAGGAGGATCCGCAGGAAGTGCCCGTGCGCCACCAGCACCACGTCCGGCCCGTCCCCGCCGTCGCTCCCGTCGCCGGTGAGGGCCTCGGCGCGGCGCAGGACGCTGCGGGCCCGGCCGGCGACCTGGTGGACGGTCTCGCCCGGGGTGTCCCCGGGGACGACGCCGTCGTGCCAGACGGAGAAGGAGCGGCCCAGCTCGGCGGAGATCTCGCTGGTCGTGCGCCCCTCGTAGGCGCCGTAGTCCCACTCGACGAGGTCCTCGTCGACCCGCAGGCCGCCGGGGGCCGCGGCCAGGCCGGCCAGCTCCGCGGTGCGCCGGGCCCGCTGGCGGGGGCTGACGAGGACGGCGGCGAGGTCGCGACCGGCGAACACGGGGGCCAGGCGGCGGGCCTGGTCCTCCCCCACCTCCGTCAGGGGCACGTCCGTGGTGCCGGTGTGCTGGCCGGACAGGCTCCAGGCGGTCTGACCGTGGCGGACGACGAGGATCGGCACGCCAGGAGGCTAGCGTTCGGCCGGTGACGCAGGCGACGGCAGGCCCGGTGGACGGCCCGGTGGCGCGGCGCGAGCGCATCGCGGCGCTCGTCGCCGCCCGCGGCACGGCCCGGGTGGCCGACCTGGCGGCCGAGCTGGGCGCGGCCCCGGTGACGGTGCGCCGGGACGTGGAGGCGCTCGCGGCGGCCGGGCGGCTGCACCGGCGGCACGGCGTGGTCAGCGCCGCGCGGCCGGACGCCCCGGCGCTGGGGCGCGTCGTGGCCGTCGGCGAACCGAACGGCTACCTCGGGGTCATCCTGCGCGGGGCCGACGCCGCCGTCGCCGCGCACGGCGGCCGGTACGTCCTGGAGGTCGCCCGCGACGGGGCGGCGGCCGCGGCGGCGGTGCGCCGGGCGCTGCGGGCCCCGGACCTGGCCGGGATCCTCTACGCCCCGCGCTGGCGCTCGGTCGAGGAGGTCGCGGCGGACCCGCTGGCCGGGGTGTGCCCGCCGGAGGTGCCGCTCGTGCTCGTCGAGCGGTTCGCCCCGCGCGGGTCGGCGCTGGCCGGCCGGGACGCGGTGCGCAGCGACCACGCCACGGGGGTGCACCTGGCGCTGTCGCACCTGCGGGCCCACGGGCACCGGCGGATCGTCGCCTTCTGCCGGGACGACTCCCCCTCCGCGCGCACCGTGCGGGGCTGCTTCCGCGACGCGCTGCGCTCCCTCGGGCTGCCCGTCCTGTCCGCCCCGCTGCTGAGCTGCGACGGCGCCGACGCGGCGCACGGCGCGCAGGCGCCGGACCCGGCCGAGGCCGTGCGGCGGCTGCGGGCGACGGCCGTCCTCGTGCACTCCGACGCCGACGCGCTGTCCCTGGTCCCCCGGCTCGCCGGGGCCGGGCTGCGGGTGCCCGACGACGTCAGCCTCGTCGCCTACGACGACGTGGTGGCCGGGCTCGGCGACGTGCGGCTGACGGCCGTGGCCCCGCCGAAGCGGGAGGTGGGCCGGGCGGCGGTGGACCTGCTGGCGTGGCGGCGGGCGTCCCCCGACGCGCCCTGCCGGCACCTGGAGATCGCCCCGCACCTGGTCGAGCGGCACAGCGTCTCCTCGATCGATCGATCGCGGACGAGCGATCGATCTTGACTGCTCCGGTGGCCCGCCGGGACAGTCCGCCCATGATGCGCGCCGCCCTGGCGATGAGCCCGCCCACCTACGACCGGATCGTCGACGGCCCGTTCCTGGACCGGTTGCACCGGTGCGTGGACCTGCGGCCGGGTGTGCTGACGGAGTTCTCCAGCCCCGCCGCGCTCGCCGCGCTGTCCGAGGTCGACGTCCTCGTCACCGGCTGGGGCTGCCCCGTCCTGGACCCCGCCGTGGTGAGCTCGGCCCCGCGGTTGCGGGCCGTGGTCCACGCCGCCGGGTCGGTGCGCGCGCACGTCACCCCGGCCGTCTGGGAACGCGGGATCGTCGTCTCCTCGGCGGCGGCGCAGAACGCGGTGCCGGTGGCGGAGTTCACGCTGGCCGTCGTGCTGCTGGCCGGCAAGGACGTCCTCGCCGCCGCGCACGGGTACCGCGCGCGGCGGTCGCGCCCGGCGACGCTGCCCGAGGGGCGCGGGAACTTCGGGTCCACCGTCGGGGTGCTGTCCGCCTCCCTGGTGGGCCGCCGCGTGCTGGAACTCCTGCGCCCCTTCGACGTCGAACCGCTCGTCCACGACCCCTACGTTCCGGACGCCGAACTGCGCGCCCTGGGTGCCGAACCCGTGGGTCTGCTGGAACTGGCCGCCCGCAGCGACGTGTTCAGCGTCCACACCCCCCTGCTGCCCGAGACGCGCGGTCTCGTCGACGCCCGGGTCCTGGCGGCGCTGCCCGACGGGGCGACCGTCGTCAACACCGCGCGCGGCGCCGTCGTGGACGCCGCGGCGCTGGAGGCCGAACTCCTGCGCGGCCGGCTCACCGCCGTCCTCGACGTCACCGACCCCGAACCCCTCCCGGCCGACTCCCCCCTGTGGGACCTGCCGAACGTCCTGCTGACCCCCCACGTGGCGGGGTCGCAGGGCAACGAGCTGCGCCGGTTGACGTCCGCGGCGGCGGCCGAGGTGGAACGGCTCGCCGCGGGGCTGCCGCTGCGCCACCCCGTGGCCCACCCCTCCCTGTCCCGCACCGCCTAGGGAGAACCCGTGCCCCTGCTGACCCAGGTCCCCGAGGACCGCGCCCTGTCCCCCGTCACCGGGTGGACCCGGGCGCACTGGCTGGCCGCGGCCGACGACCTGCTGCTGGCCGTGCGCCCCTGGGCGACACCGGGTTTCGGCCGCCTCGACCTGCCCGGGGAACCCGCGCGCGCCGGCTGGGTCTGCGACGGCCTGGAGGGTTTCGCCCGCACGTTCCTGACCGCCGCGCTCCGCGTCGCGGGCACCGGCGGTCAGGACCCGCACGGGCACCTGGACCACTACCGGCGCGGTCTGCTCGCGGGGACCCGGACCCCGGGCGCCGACGACGCCGAGTCGTGGCCGCCGGTGCGGTCCGCGCGCGACGGCGGACAGCCGATGGTCGAGTCCGCCTCGATCGCCCTGGCCCTGGACCTCACCCGGGAGTGGTTGTGGGACGGGTTGTCCGGGGCCGAGCAGGACCGGGTCGAGGACTGGTTGCGGGGCAGCCTGCGCCACGAACCCGCACCGAACAACTGGTACCTGTTCCCCCTGGCCGTGGCCTCGTTCCTCACCGGCGCCGGCCGCGGCGACGCCGAGACGGAACGCGCGGTGGACAGGGGCCTGGAACTCCTGGAGGGCTGGTACCGCGGGCAGGGGTGGTACTCCGACGGCGACGGGCGGGTGTTCGACCACTACGTCGGCTGGGCCCTGCACCTCTACCCGGTGCTGCACGCCCACCTGCGCGCCGACACCGACCTCGCGCAGCGCGTCGGCGGCCGGCTGCGGGAGTTCCTGGAGGTCTTCGCCCGCACGTTCGACGCGAACGGCGCCCCGCTGCACCAGGGGCGGTCCCTCACCTACCGGTTCGCCGCGGCCGGGTCCGTCGCCGCGGGGGCCCTCACCGGCGCCACGCCGTGGTCGCCGGGCGTCAGCCGGTCCCTGCTGTCGGGGGCCGTGCGCCACTTCCTCGACCGCGGGGCGAGGCGGGAGGGGTTGTTCGTCCGCGGCTGGTACGGACCGCACGCCGCGACGGTGCAGGACTACTCCGGCCCGGGGTCGCCGTACTGGCTGTCGAAGGCGTTCGTCGCGCTGCTGGCCCCCGCCGACCACCCGCTCTGGACGGCCGTGGAGGAACCGGTCCCGGCCGCGGGCCCGGCGCGCACGACCCCCGTGGCCCCCGCGGGCTGGCTCGTGCAGAACACCCCCGACGGCCTGGTCCGCGTGCACAACCACGGCTCGGACCACTCCCGGCCCGGGCAGCCGACCGGCGCCGACCCGCTGTACGCGCGCCTGGCGTACTCCACGCGCACCGGCCCGACGTCGGCCGCGAACGTCGCCGACAACACCGTCGTGGTGCACCGGGAGGACGGGAGCGGCGGTCCGCGCGACGGCGTCCGGGCCGGGTTCGACCCCGTGGGCACGGGGGCGGGGTGGGCGGCCAGCCGGCACCGGCCGCTCTTCCCCGGCGGGCACCTGCCCCAGGCGCGGGTGCTGAGCGTCCTCGTCGCGCGCGGGGCGTGGGAGGTGCGGGTCTTCGCCTGGGAGGCGGTCCCGGCCGGCACCGCGGTCAGCGCGACCGGCTGGGCCCTGGCCGCCGCGCGGCCGGAGGACCTCGTCGCCGACGTGGGCGCCAGGACCGTCCAGGTGGCCGGCGCCGGGCTGCGCTCGGTGTTCACCGCGGTCGCCGGGTTCGACGTCGCCGACGTCGTGCGCGCCCCCGCCGGGACCGCCTTCGGCGCCTGGGCCCTGGTGCCGCGGCTGCGGGGTGCGGCCGGCGGTTCCCCGGCCGTGGTGAGCGCGGCGCTGTCCGCGCAGGACCCGGGCCCGGCACCGGACGTGGTGGTCACCGGCCGCGAGGTCTCGGCCGCGTTCGCCGACGGAGCCCGGTGCCGCATCACCCTGGCCTCCGCCGCGGGCGACGACCCGGTGGTGGAGTGGTAAGAACTGTCGCCGTGGAACCCTTCGCCGACGTGCTGACCGCCAACGCCGAGTACGCCAGGACCTTCGTCGACGACGGGCGGCCCGGGGTCGCCGGCGTCGGCCTCGCCGTCATCACCTGCATGGACTCGCGCATCTCGCCGCTGGAGATGCTCGGCCTGTCCAAGGGCGACGCGAAGATCCTGCGCAACGCCGGCGCCCGCGTCACCGACGACACCCTGCGCACCCTCGTCCTGGCCCACTACCTGCTCGGGGTCGAGCGCGTGCTGCTGCTGGCGCACACCGACTGCGGGATGACGAAGAACACCGACACCGACGTGCACGCCAAGGTGCTCGCCCAGGGCGTGGACTCGCGCAGCATCGACTTCCGCACCATCGCCGACCAGCGCGCCACCCTCGTCCACGACGTGCAGCGCATCCGGTCCTGGCCCTTCCTGCCCCCGCTGATGCCCGTCTGCGGCGGCGTCTACGACGTCCGCAGCGGGGCGATCGAGGTGGTCGTGCCCGCGGACGCCGCGGCCGAGGACCTGCCCCGGGCCTGAGGACGCCGCCTCGTGCCCGGTCCCATCCAGTCCATCGAGCGGGCGGTCGCCGTGCTGCGCCTGCTCGCCGGGGCCGGGCAGGGCCTGGGCGTCGTCGACATCGGCAACGCCCTCGGGCTGGCCAAGACGACGGCGCACGGCATCGTCCGCACGCTCGTCGACGCCGGGCTCGTCGTCCAGGACGAGGACGGCGACTACCGCGCGGCGCCCGCGCTGTCCGACCTGGGCCGCCCGCGCATCGACGCCAACGACCTGCGCGCCCGCGCGGTGAACTGGGCCGACTCCCTCGCCAGCCGGACCGGGGAGTCGGTCCTGCTCGCGACGCTGTCCGAGGGGCGGGCCCTCGTCGTGCACCACGTGTTCCGCCCCGACGACAGCGCCCAGCAGCTGCGCACCGGGACCTCGCTCCCGGCGCACGCGTGCGCCCTGGGCAAGGTCCTGCTGGCCTGGGCCCCCGTGCGCCCCGACCGCCGTCGCCTCATCGCCATGACCGGGCGCACGGTCACCGACCCGGCCGCCCTGCGGCGCACGCTGGCCGCCGTGCGCGAGCAGGGCTGGGCCCTGGAGGTGGAGGAGGCCGCCCCCGGGGTCGCGGGCATCGCCGCCCCCGTGCGCGACCTCGGCGGGATCGTCGTCGGGGCGCTCGGCGTCGACGGCGACGTCGACCGCGTCGTCGACGTGCGCGGGCGCCCGCGGGCCGGGCTCGTGCCAGCGGTGCGGCAGGCCGCCCGGTCGATCTCCCGCGGCCTCGGCGCGCGCGAGCGGTGAGGACCCGTCGGGCGGGACCCGTCGGGCAGGATGACGCCGTGAGCGACCACCGACCCGAGCACCAGGGGTACGTCGTCGCCGTCGACCAGGGCACCACCTCGACCCGGTGCATCCTGTTCGACCACGCGGGCCGGCTCGTCGCGGTCGCCCAGCGCGAGCACCGCCAGCACTACCCCCGCCCCGGCTGGGTCGAGCACGACGCCGCGGAGATCTGGCGCAACGTGGCCCGGCTCGTCCCGCAGGCCATGGCCCAGGTCGAGGCCACCCCCGCCGACGTCGTCGCCGTCGGCATCACCAACCAGCGCGAGACCGTCGTCGCGTGGGACCGGCGCACGGGCGATCCCGTCGGTCCCGCGGTCGTGTGGCAGGACACCCGCACGGCCGACCTCGTCGAGGAGCTGTCGGACGCGGCGGGCGGGGCCGACCGGTTCACCGACGTGTGCGGGCTGCCCCTGACGACGTACTTCTCCGGTCCGCGGCTGGGGTGGATGCTGCGGGCCGACGCGGGGTTGCGGCGGCGGGCGGAGGCCGGCGAGGTCCTGTTCGGCACGATGGACTCCTGGCTGGTGTGGAACCTCACCGGGGGCCCCGACGGCGGCCGGCACGTCACCGACGTGACGAACGCGAGCCGCACGATGCTCATGGACCTCACGACGCTGGACTACTCCCCGCAGATGCTCGAGGTGTTCGGCGTGCCGCGGCGCTGCCTGCCGCGGATCGTCCCGAGCTCGCAGGTCTACGGCCGGGCCCGCGCCGTCGTCCCGGGGGCCGTCATCGGCGCGGCCCTGGGCGACCAGCAGGCGGCGCTGTTCGGCCAGACGTGCTTCTCCCCCGGCGACGCCAAGTGCACCTACGGCACCGGCAGCTTCCTGCTGATGAACACCGGTGCGGAGATCACCCGGTCCTCGCACGGCCTGCTGACGACGGTGGCCCACCAGGTCGCGGGCGAACCCCCGGTGTACGCGCTGGAGGGTTCCATCGCGGTGACCGGAGCGCTCGTGCAGTGGCTGCGCGACAACCTCGGCCTCATCTCCACCGCACCGGAGGTGGAGACCCTGGCCCGCACCGTCCCCGACAACGGCGGCTGCTACTTCGTGCCCGCGTTCTCGGGGTTGTTCGCCCCGCACTGGCGCGCCGAGGCCCGCGGCCTGCTCATCGGGTTGACGGGCTACGTGACGAAGGGGCACATCGCCCGCGCCGCCCTGGAGTCCACGGCGTGGCAGACGCGCGAGGTCGTGGAGGCGATGGACGCCGACTCGGGGTTGCGGCTGAGCTCGCTGCGCGTGGACGGCGGCATGACGTCGAACAACCTGCTCATGCAGACCGTCGCGGACGTCCTCGACGCGCCCGTGGTGCGGCCCATGGTCAGCGAGACCGTCTCCCTCGGGGCGGCCTACTCCGCCGGCCTCGCGGTGGGTTTCTGGCCCGACCGGGAGGCGCTGCGCCGGCGCTGGCACCGGGCCGGGCAGTGGACGCCCGCGATGGGGCCGGAGAGCCGCGACCGCGGGTGGGAGGACTGGCAGGAGGCCGTGCGGCGCACGTTCGGGTGGATCCGGCACTGACGGCGCCGGCCCGGTGCCCGGGGGCCGGCACCGCTGCTGACGTGGACGGGGCCGCCGGGGTCGCGGTGCTTCCCGCAGCACCGTGATGCCGTCGAGCGCGGGGTCGTGGACGCGGTCGGTGTCGACGAGCGCGCCACCCGCTGCCCGGCGGACGCGGCGTGTCCAGTCCCCGGCACGAGCGGCCGCCTCCCCGCCTCCCCGCCGGTCCACCCGTCCGGGCGGGCGGCGGTGAGGTCACGGCTGGGCCCGCAGACCGGTGCAGGAACGCAGCGCGTCCTTCGCGGTGGTCGCGGTGGTCGCCGCGCTACCGGTCAGCGGCACCGGCACCCCGGCGT encodes:
- a CDS encoding IclR family transcriptional regulator, which encodes MPGPIQSIERAVAVLRLLAGAGQGLGVVDIGNALGLAKTTAHGIVRTLVDAGLVVQDEDGDYRAAPALSDLGRPRIDANDLRARAVNWADSLASRTGESVLLATLSEGRALVVHHVFRPDDSAQQLRTGTSLPAHACALGKVLLAWAPVRPDRRRLIAMTGRTVTDPAALRRTLAAVREQGWALEVEEAAPGVAGIAAPVRDLGGIVVGALGVDGDVDRVVDVRGRPRAGLVPAVRQAARSISRGLGARER
- a CDS encoding putative bifunctional diguanylate cyclase/phosphodiesterase translates to MSAASAAWVVAVLVSVVSAVVLTVLVRQRDRVRADLARTDPLTGLGNRRALHETADPLLAREGSLGLLLLDLDGFKDVNDTLGHAAGDEVLVQVARVLSATLADRGTITRLGGDEFAVLVPDPRDGELEVLAKRLLAALAVGDLHAGVVPIDLQGSIGLAQSGPDGRSLGELLQRADIAMYAAKRARAGVLRYDAASDPRSTGALELLGQLRGAMDSDQLTLHYQPKVSGDGSRLLGFEALVRWDHPTRGLLLPADFLPYVERTHLIHALTRWVLITALRQAATWRAQGVRTSMAVNVSAVSLDTGLLGIVEEALALTRWEPADLVLEITETAIIHDPAGARATVARLRERGVRVAVDDFGAGSTSLVHLRGLAVHELKIDRQFVSELVAHPEDDVIVSSVIALAHRLGLAVVAEGVETVAAADRLCALGCDELQGFFFARPLPAEQAVAWARAEGLAEAVVELG
- a CDS encoding DUF2264 domain-containing protein, translating into MPLLTQVPEDRALSPVTGWTRAHWLAAADDLLLAVRPWATPGFGRLDLPGEPARAGWVCDGLEGFARTFLTAALRVAGTGGQDPHGHLDHYRRGLLAGTRTPGADDAESWPPVRSARDGGQPMVESASIALALDLTREWLWDGLSGAEQDRVEDWLRGSLRHEPAPNNWYLFPLAVASFLTGAGRGDAETERAVDRGLELLEGWYRGQGWYSDGDGRVFDHYVGWALHLYPVLHAHLRADTDLAQRVGGRLREFLEVFARTFDANGAPLHQGRSLTYRFAAAGSVAAGALTGATPWSPGVSRSLLSGAVRHFLDRGARREGLFVRGWYGPHAATVQDYSGPGSPYWLSKAFVALLAPADHPLWTAVEEPVPAAGPARTTPVAPAGWLVQNTPDGLVRVHNHGSDHSRPGQPTGADPLYARLAYSTRTGPTSAANVADNTVVVHREDGSGGPRDGVRAGFDPVGTGAGWAASRHRPLFPGGHLPQARVLSVLVARGAWEVRVFAWEAVPAGTAVSATGWALAAARPEDLVADVGARTVQVAGAGLRSVFTAVAGFDVADVVRAPAGTAFGAWALVPRLRGAAGGSPAVVSAALSAQDPGPAPDVVVTGREVSAAFADGARCRITLASAAGDDPVVEW
- a CDS encoding histidine phosphatase family protein; its protein translation is MPILVVRHGQTAWSLSGQHTGTTDVPLTEVGEDQARRLAPVFAGRDLAAVLVSPRQRARRTAELAGLAAAPGGLRVDEDLVEWDYGAYEGRTTSEISAELGRSFSVWHDGVVPGDTPGETVHQVAGRARSVLRRAEALTGDGSDGGDGPDVVLVAHGHFLRILLATWLGLSPTAGALFALEAGTWGQLGHEHGRPVLDRWSVPPTA
- a CDS encoding beta-class carbonic anhydrase; its protein translation is MEPFADVLTANAEYARTFVDDGRPGVAGVGLAVITCMDSRISPLEMLGLSKGDAKILRNAGARVTDDTLRTLVLAHYLLGVERVLLLAHTDCGMTKNTDTDVHAKVLAQGVDSRSIDFRTIADQRATLVHDVQRIRSWPFLPPLMPVCGGVYDVRSGAIEVVVPADAAAEDLPRA
- a CDS encoding substrate-binding domain-containing protein; its protein translation is MTQATAGPVDGPVARRERIAALVAARGTARVADLAAELGAAPVTVRRDVEALAAAGRLHRRHGVVSAARPDAPALGRVVAVGEPNGYLGVILRGADAAVAAHGGRYVLEVARDGAAAAAAVRRALRAPDLAGILYAPRWRSVEEVAADPLAGVCPPEVPLVLVERFAPRGSALAGRDAVRSDHATGVHLALSHLRAHGHRRIVAFCRDDSPSARTVRGCFRDALRSLGLPVLSAPLLSCDGADAAHGAQAPDPAEAVRRLRATAVLVHSDADALSLVPRLAGAGLRVPDDVSLVAYDDVVAGLGDVRLTAVAPPKREVGRAAVDLLAWRRASPDAPCRHLEIAPHLVERHSVSSIDRSRTSDRS
- the glpK gene encoding glycerol kinase GlpK, which encodes MSDHRPEHQGYVVAVDQGTTSTRCILFDHAGRLVAVAQREHRQHYPRPGWVEHDAAEIWRNVARLVPQAMAQVEATPADVVAVGITNQRETVVAWDRRTGDPVGPAVVWQDTRTADLVEELSDAAGGADRFTDVCGLPLTTYFSGPRLGWMLRADAGLRRRAEAGEVLFGTMDSWLVWNLTGGPDGGRHVTDVTNASRTMLMDLTTLDYSPQMLEVFGVPRRCLPRIVPSSQVYGRARAVVPGAVIGAALGDQQAALFGQTCFSPGDAKCTYGTGSFLLMNTGAEITRSSHGLLTTVAHQVAGEPPVYALEGSIAVTGALVQWLRDNLGLISTAPEVETLARTVPDNGGCYFVPAFSGLFAPHWRAEARGLLIGLTGYVTKGHIARAALESTAWQTREVVEAMDADSGLRLSSLRVDGGMTSNNLLMQTVADVLDAPVVRPMVSETVSLGAAYSAGLAVGFWPDREALRRRWHRAGQWTPAMGPESRDRGWEDWQEAVRRTFGWIRH
- a CDS encoding hydroxyacid dehydrogenase yields the protein MMRAALAMSPPTYDRIVDGPFLDRLHRCVDLRPGVLTEFSSPAALAALSEVDVLVTGWGCPVLDPAVVSSAPRLRAVVHAAGSVRAHVTPAVWERGIVVSSAAAQNAVPVAEFTLAVVLLAGKDVLAAAHGYRARRSRPATLPEGRGNFGSTVGVLSASLVGRRVLELLRPFDVEPLVHDPYVPDAELRALGAEPVGLLELAARSDVFSVHTPLLPETRGLVDARVLAALPDGATVVNTARGAVVDAAALEAELLRGRLTAVLDVTDPEPLPADSPLWDLPNVLLTPHVAGSQGNELRRLTSAAAAEVERLAAGLPLRHPVAHPSLSRTA